In Argiope bruennichi chromosome X1, qqArgBrue1.1, whole genome shotgun sequence, a single window of DNA contains:
- the LOC129958799 gene encoding uncharacterized protein LOC129958799 isoform X2, which produces MKFFSNKPSWSGFLGKDGLHPYKSGDLRLANYFCRFLKKCVSSDNASRKRKNCQSITPEYILDPLEFPPLPFCNQPSFLSSWPQHSGSALPCSELPTSVDPVPMFLLFHQLLKRVKNVSQLLLNSFWI; this is translated from the exons ATGAAATTTTT TTCTAACAAGCCATCCTGGTCTGGTTTCCTGGGAAAGGATGGTTTACATCCTTATAAAAGTGGTGATCTTCGCTTGGCCAATTATTTCTGtaggtttttaaagaaatgtgtttCTTCAGATAATGCATCTCGAAAG AGGAAAAATTGCCAGTCGATCACCCCGGAATATATTTTGGATCCTTTGGAGTTTCCTCCATTGCCTTTCTGTAATCAGCCTTCATTTTTGTCATCATGGCCACAGCATTCTGGTTCTGCTTTGCCTTGTAGCGAGTTACCAACTTCTGTTGACCCAGTTCCTATGTTTCTTCTTTTCCATCAGCTTCTCAAAAG GGTCAAAAACGTCAGTCAATTGCTCCTCAATTCATTTTGGATTTAA
- the LOC129958799 gene encoding uncharacterized protein LOC129958799 isoform X3, producing the protein MESSNKPSWSGFLGKDGLHPYKSGDLRLANYFCRFLKKCVSSDNASRKRKNCQSITPEYILDPLEFPPLPFCNQPSFLSSWPQHSGSALPCSELPTSVDPVPMFLLFHQLLKRVKNVSQLLLNSFWI; encoded by the exons TTCTAACAAGCCATCCTGGTCTGGTTTCCTGGGAAAGGATGGTTTACATCCTTATAAAAGTGGTGATCTTCGCTTGGCCAATTATTTCTGtaggtttttaaagaaatgtgtttCTTCAGATAATGCATCTCGAAAG AGGAAAAATTGCCAGTCGATCACCCCGGAATATATTTTGGATCCTTTGGAGTTTCCTCCATTGCCTTTCTGTAATCAGCCTTCATTTTTGTCATCATGGCCACAGCATTCTGGTTCTGCTTTGCCTTGTAGCGAGTTACCAACTTCTGTTGACCCAGTTCCTATGTTTCTTCTTTTCCATCAGCTTCTCAAAAG GGTCAAAAACGTCAGTCAATTGCTCCTCAATTCATTTTGGATTTAA
- the LOC129958799 gene encoding uncharacterized protein LOC129958799 isoform X1 has product MPGNRIVSKERKIVRNVLRYFENECSQNQLNIQLCQPIKKAAEANGVSTRTVNRIKREVKNTGDVKSPLKRRRIGKLICSSTSLDDFDFCVIRQTVSEFYARNEVPSLRTLLPAVKEKINFPWKVKTLRHVLQKIGFKWKRSVDKRKIVMKRPDIVQWKYKYLRDIKKYRDSKRVIVYLDETWIDSNLSFGKCWQLNKIGAVTKQTAGKRLIVVHAGNQDSFIEGASLIFQSGTAKGDYHGQMNYDSFSKWLQEKLLPNIPPHCVICMGNASYHTKVLNSVPSKYSTKKNLSEWLEERNIPFDVNMCKPDLYDLIVSHAPPSKMFCVDEILKANGHYVLRIPPYHCDLNGMGIHKKILRNRNVNGELNITTLRDLTINGLLNVTKNEWKSFCDHAKKVEKKYWEIDNIVEQTIDEINFVVGDDSDDSEANVSAESDFEYDSEST; this is encoded by the coding sequence ATGCCTGGGAATCGCATTGTTTCCAAAGAAAGGAAAATAGTTAGGAATGTTTTgaggtattttgaaaatgaatgttctcAAAACCAATTAAATATCCAACTTTGTCAACCGATCAAAAAGGCAGCCGAAGCGAACGGTGTTTCGACTAGAACCGTAAATCGTATAAAGCGGGAAGTAAAGAATACTGGCGATGTAAAGTCTCCCTTGAAACGAAGACGCATCggaaaattaatttgttcttcTACCAGTTTGGATGATTTTGACTTTTGTGTTATTAGACAAACTGTCAGCGAATTTTATGCCAGAAATGAAGTGCCTTCTTTACGAACTCTTCTGCCAGCTGTTAAGGAGAAGATAAATTTTCCCTGGAAAGTGAAAACACTAAGACATGTTCTACAGAAAATTGGATTCAAATGGAAGCGATCTGTAGATAAAAGGAAAATTGTCATGAAAAGGCCCGACATCGTGCAATGGAAGTACAAGTATTtaagagatattaaaaaatacaggGATAGCAAACGAGTGATTGTCTATTTAGATGAAACTTGGATAGATAGCAACTTGTCATTTGGGAAGTGTTGGCAGCTCAACAAGATTGGAGCTGTCACCAAACAAACTGCTGGGAAACGCTTGATCGTTGTTCATGCAGGAAACCAGGATAGTTTTATAGAAGGAGCAAGCTTAATTTTTCAGTCCGGAACAGCCAAAGGCGATTATCATGGCCAAATGAACTATGATAGCTTTTCCAAGTGGCTGCAAGAAAAGCTTCTTCCTAATATTCCTCCACATTGTGTGATTTGCATGGGCAACGCTTCTTATCACACAAAAGTGTTAAATTCTGTACCTTCAAAATAttccacaaagaaaaatttatcagaatgGTTAGAAGAACGTAATATTCCATTTGATGTTAATATGTGTAAGCCTGACTTATATGATTTAATTGTATCCCACGCCCCTCCATCCAAGATGTTTTGtgtggatgaaattttaaaagcaaatggtCATTATGTCTTAAGAATTCCGCCATATCATTGTGATTTAAATGGCATGGGCATCCATAAAAAGATATTGCGGAATAGAAATGTGAATGGCGAGCTCAATATAACAACGCTAAGAGATCTGACCATAAATGGACTTTTAAACGTGACAAAAAATGAATGGAAGAGTTTTTGTGACCATGCTAAAAAGGTTGAAAAGAAATATTGGGAGATTGACAATATAGTTGAACAAACTATCGATGAGATTAATTTCGTTGTAGGGGATGATTCAGACGATTCAGAAGCAAATGTCTCTGCCGAATCTGATTTCGAATATGACAGCGAGTCCACCTAA